A part of Desulfomicrobium baculatum DSM 4028 genomic DNA contains:
- a CDS encoding radical SAM protein: protein MSSKKIQPVMVFADADGNVYDHPDLLMLVRRGRELTLPRPDELIPLPEGSDVYLLPGRHALGLDPETGKAEAMEERAVAAFVCPSYTLSASAAYLPDADAPKLPLFAYGAIGFAKDRFWVAATQVDKDRRQVFTQVAPERITKGAQDLLKRYPENRLIAHLSRCALTFCCPAAKNLALGRFEAPLPTARTCNARCYGCISHQPVDSGFPSSQNRIDFTPTAKEIVEIMQLHSKRAKNPVMSFGQGCEGEPLTEAALLTDAIALFRSSGGRGTVNINTNASLPDTIPGLAKAGLDSIRVSMNSARESVYNSYYRPHGYTFADVCRTIATAKEHGLFVSLNYLFFPGVNDVESELEALTGLVSSARPDYIQMRNLSLDPELYLGCVGDPTEPSMGLGNFMKRLKKACPWINYGYFNPYLENGTPLLWT from the coding sequence TTGAGCAGCAAAAAAATCCAGCCCGTCATGGTTTTCGCGGATGCGGACGGCAATGTGTACGACCATCCCGACCTGCTCATGCTCGTGCGCCGAGGCCGCGAACTGACCCTGCCCCGCCCGGACGAGCTCATTCCCCTGCCCGAAGGCAGCGACGTGTATCTCCTGCCCGGCCGCCATGCTCTGGGACTCGACCCCGAGACGGGCAAGGCCGAGGCCATGGAAGAGCGAGCCGTGGCCGCCTTTGTCTGTCCGTCCTATACCCTGTCGGCCTCGGCGGCCTACCTGCCGGACGCGGATGCCCCCAAACTGCCCTTGTTCGCCTACGGAGCCATCGGCTTTGCCAAGGACAGATTCTGGGTCGCGGCCACCCAGGTCGATAAGGACAGAAGGCAGGTCTTCACCCAGGTTGCTCCGGAACGGATCACCAAGGGTGCCCAGGATCTGCTCAAGCGCTATCCCGAAAACCGCCTGATCGCGCATCTTTCGCGCTGCGCCCTGACCTTTTGCTGCCCCGCCGCCAAAAACCTGGCCCTGGGCCGCTTCGAAGCGCCCCTGCCCACGGCCAGAACCTGCAATGCCCGCTGCTACGGCTGCATCTCGCATCAGCCGGTGGACTCGGGGTTTCCGTCCTCTCAGAATCGCATTGATTTCACACCCACGGCCAAAGAAATTGTCGAGATCATGCAACTGCACTCCAAGCGGGCCAAGAATCCGGTCATGTCTTTCGGTCAGGGCTGCGAAGGCGAACCCCTGACCGAGGCCGCGCTGTTGACCGATGCCATCGCCCTCTTCCGTAGCAGCGGGGGCCGGGGCACGGTCAACATCAACACCAACGCGAGCCTGCCGGACACCATCCCCGGCCTGGCCAAAGCCGGCCTTGATTCCATCCGGGTGAGCATGAACAGCGCGCGCGAATCCGTCTACAACAGCTACTACCGCCCGCACGGCTACACCTTCGCCGATGTCTGCCGCACCATCGCAACGGCCAAGGAACACGGACTTTTCGTGTCGCTCAACTACCTGTTCTTCCCCGGCGTAAATGACGTGGAGAGCGAGCTTGAAGCCCTGACAGGCCTCGTCTCTTCGGCCCGCCCCGACTATATCCAGATGCGCAACCTCAGTCTTGACCCCGAACTGTACCTGGGTTGCGTGGGAGATCCGACAGAACCGTCCATGGGTCTGGGGAATTTCATGAAGCGACTCAAAAAGGCCTGCCCCTGGATCAATTACGGCTATTTCAATCCTTATCTCGAAAACGGCACGCCGCTGCTCTGGACCTAG
- a CDS encoding cob(I)yrinic acid a,c-diamide adenosyltransferase, producing MLLIYTGNGKGKTSACVGQAIRALGQGLAVAFGQFMKRGDLAGEQTMLAELLGEDFLASGAGFFRDNDFDTHREKAAQLLRWADARVEQGVDMLILDETLYALHHGLLLEEEVRGLVQRCQDRGCHLVLSGRGAPAWMVELADIVSDITEVKHVYAKGGKARRGIEF from the coding sequence ATGCTCCTGATCTACACCGGCAACGGCAAGGGCAAGACCTCTGCCTGCGTGGGGCAGGCCATCCGCGCCTTGGGGCAGGGGCTTGCCGTGGCCTTCGGGCAGTTCATGAAGCGGGGCGATCTGGCTGGTGAACAGACCATGCTGGCCGAATTGCTCGGAGAGGATTTTCTGGCCTCGGGAGCGGGCTTCTTCCGGGACAACGACTTTGACACGCATCGCGAAAAGGCGGCGCAGCTTTTGCGATGGGCGGATGCGCGCGTGGAGCAGGGCGTTGACATGCTTATCCTCGACGAGACCCTTTACGCCCTGCACCATGGCCTGCTCCTGGAAGAGGAGGTGCGGGGGCTCGTTCAGCGTTGTCAGGACCGAGGCTGCCATCTGGTCCTGTCCGGGCGCGGCGCTCCGGCCTGGATGGTGGAGCTTGCCGACATCGTCTCGGACATCACCGAAGTCAAGCACGTCTACGCTAAAGGCGGCAAAGCCCGGCGGGGAATTGAATTTTAA
- the purM gene encoding phosphoribosylformylglycinamidine cyclo-ligase, which produces MSQRDKAYKDAGVDIEAGNTFVSRIKSLVASTYTKGVVNDIGGFGGLFKPSMSMVNEPVLVASTDGVGTKLKLAFMFDRHDTVGIDLVAMSVNDIIVQGARPLFFLDYFATGKLDIDKAEAVIKGIVDGCKEAQCALIGGETAEMPDFYADGEYDLSGFCVGMVDNDKVVDGSSIGVGDIIIGLASSGVHSNGYSLVRKLYAQSGMQPTDIFPGTDQTVAEVLLTPTRIYVEAVRNVMRDWEIHGMVHVTGGGFYDNIVRILPKGVTAQIRFGSWSIPPVFEWLRTQGDLSWEEMLQIFNSGIGYIMVVKKDVAKDVVHRLGALKQDAWIIGEIVERAESEEQVRIDFPVADA; this is translated from the coding sequence ATGTCCCAGCGAGACAAGGCCTATAAGGATGCCGGAGTTGATATCGAGGCGGGCAACACGTTCGTTTCCCGGATCAAGTCTCTGGTAGCATCGACCTATACCAAAGGCGTTGTCAACGATATCGGCGGTTTCGGCGGTCTTTTCAAGCCGTCCATGTCCATGGTCAACGAGCCGGTGCTGGTGGCGTCCACCGACGGCGTGGGCACAAAGCTCAAGCTGGCCTTCATGTTCGACAGGCATGACACCGTCGGCATCGATCTGGTGGCCATGAGCGTCAACGATATCATTGTCCAGGGTGCGCGGCCCCTGTTCTTTCTTGATTATTTCGCCACGGGCAAGCTCGACATCGACAAGGCCGAAGCGGTCATAAAGGGCATAGTAGACGGCTGCAAGGAAGCCCAGTGCGCCCTCATCGGCGGCGAGACCGCCGAGATGCCGGATTTCTACGCCGACGGGGAATACGACCTGTCGGGGTTCTGTGTCGGCATGGTCGACAACGACAAGGTCGTGGACGGCTCCAGCATCGGCGTGGGCGACATCATCATCGGTTTGGCCTCCTCGGGCGTTCATTCCAATGGGTATTCCCTGGTGCGCAAGCTTTACGCCCAGTCGGGGATGCAGCCAACGGACATTTTTCCCGGCACGGACCAGACCGTGGCCGAGGTTCTGCTCACGCCTACCCGCATCTATGTCGAAGCCGTGCGCAACGTCATGCGGGACTGGGAGATTCATGGCATGGTCCACGTCACCGGCGGCGGGTTCTATGACAACATCGTGCGCATCCTGCCCAAGGGCGTAACTGCGCAGATCCGTTTCGGCTCCTGGAGCATCCCGCCCGTGTTCGAGTGGCTGCGGACCCAGGGGGATCTGAGCTGGGAGGAGATGCTGCAGATCTTCAACAGCGGCATCGGCTACATCATGGTCGTCAAGAAGGATGTGGCCAAGGATGTGGTGCACCGGCTGGGCGCCCTGAAGCAGGACGCCTGGATCATCGGCGAGATTGTCGAGCGGGCCGAAAGCGAGGAGCAGGTCCGCATAGATTTTCCGGTCGCCGACGCCTAG
- the rpsI gene encoding 30S ribosomal protein S9 → MSQDFFYGTGKRKTSVSRTRLYKGTGTITVNGRELGDYFPRATLQMIIRQPLKLTKTLEKFNIACRVTGGGLSGQAQAVRHGISRALLEFDPEMRGVLKRAGFLTRDSRVKERKKYGQRAARARFQYSKR, encoded by the coding sequence ATGAGTCAAGATTTCTTCTACGGTACCGGCAAAAGAAAGACATCCGTTTCCCGGACCAGACTGTATAAAGGCACAGGGACCATCACTGTCAACGGTCGCGAACTGGGTGATTACTTTCCCCGGGCCACGTTGCAGATGATCATTCGTCAGCCGCTGAAGCTGACCAAGACCCTCGAAAAATTCAACATCGCCTGCCGCGTCACCGGCGGCGGTCTTTCCGGACAGGCTCAGGCCGTGCGCCACGGCATCAGCCGCGCCCTGCTCGAATTCGATCCGGAAATGCGCGGCGTCCTCAAGCGCGCCGGTTTCCTGACCCGCGATTCCCGCGTCAAGGAAAGAAAGAAGTACGGCCAGCGCGCTGCCCGTGCCCGGTTCCAGTACTCCAAGCGTTAA
- the amrS gene encoding AmmeMemoRadiSam system radical SAM enzyme, whose protein sequence is MDTPALLWRPLEGNTLQCQLCAHFCRIEEGARGQCGVRENRGGTLFSLSHDKVAALNLDPVEKKPLFHFLPGTKTLSLGTQGCNLACAFCQNASLSQPPRQGKALTGEKIPPREIVRMAQTSGAASIAYTYSEPTIFFELMLETATLAKEAGLANIMVSNGFQSPQCLDALGGLIQAVNIDIKSFRDDFYRDICAARLGPVLKNLVHMKKLGWHIEVTTLIIPELNDSDGELSDIARFVHDELGQDTPWHVSRFHPCHQMQGHAPTPLDTLKRAYDIGRAAGLSHVFVGNVPGSDLENTICPGCGQMVVERNGFTILRNRLRRGVCPGCGNVVIRAENLGKGD, encoded by the coding sequence ATGGACACGCCCGCGCTGCTTTGGCGCCCCCTGGAAGGAAATACGCTGCAATGTCAGCTTTGCGCCCATTTCTGCCGCATCGAGGAAGGCGCCCGGGGCCAGTGCGGGGTACGCGAGAACAGAGGCGGCACGCTCTTCTCCCTGTCGCACGACAAGGTCGCGGCCCTAAACCTCGATCCGGTGGAGAAAAAGCCTCTCTTTCATTTCCTGCCCGGAACCAAGACCCTGTCTCTTGGCACCCAGGGCTGCAATCTGGCCTGCGCGTTCTGCCAAAATGCGAGCCTCTCGCAGCCCCCTAGGCAGGGCAAGGCGCTGACCGGAGAGAAAATCCCCCCACGGGAGATCGTTCGCATGGCGCAGACGTCGGGAGCCGCGTCCATCGCCTATACCTATTCCGAGCCCACAATCTTCTTCGAACTCATGCTCGAAACCGCGACCCTGGCCAAAGAGGCGGGGCTGGCCAACATCATGGTCAGCAACGGTTTCCAGAGCCCGCAATGCCTGGATGCGCTGGGTGGCCTGATCCAGGCCGTCAACATCGACATCAAATCCTTTCGCGACGATTTTTATCGCGACATCTGCGCCGCGCGCCTTGGGCCGGTGCTGAAGAACCTTGTCCACATGAAAAAACTGGGCTGGCACATCGAAGTGACAACCCTGATCATCCCGGAGCTTAACGACTCGGACGGGGAACTGAGCGACATAGCCCGTTTCGTGCACGACGAACTGGGCCAGGATACGCCCTGGCACGTCTCGCGCTTCCACCCCTGCCATCAGATGCAGGGGCATGCTCCCACGCCTCTTGATACATTGAAGCGGGCCTACGATATCGGACGAGCCGCAGGGCTCTCTCATGTCTTTGTCGGCAACGTGCCTGGATCGGATTTGGAGAACACCATCTGCCCCGGCTGCGGCCAGATGGTCGTGGAGCGCAACGGCTTCACGATCCTGCGCAACAGGCTGCGCCGGGGCGTATGTCCGGGGTGCGGAAATGTCGTCATCAGAGCGGAGAATCTGGGGAAAGGCGATTGA